Part of the Panicum virgatum strain AP13 chromosome 4N, P.virgatum_v5, whole genome shotgun sequence genome is shown below.
GAGCGCGCGTAATGCACTAGTCTCATGATACCTGAGGCAAGCTTTTTGAGTATAACACTGTCGCTAGGATTAATATGGTCTGGAAACTTCCTAACTGTTTCTAATCTTTTTTTACCGGGAACAGAAAAAGTGGACGGaaaaacaaatttgatattacAGAGTATCGGGAACGTAACATATCAATCCTAGTGGACCCCGCACAGGCACACCGCCCTGTTAACCTTCCGCCACGGGCACTCCACGCCGTCGTCGACCGcgaggcggccgcggagctGTTGCTTCCCAAGCTGGTGGGGGGCCACGGGGCTGCGCTGAGGCGGCTGTGCAGGGCACTGCGCTGGCCGAGCCCGAGGGGAGGAGCTCGGCAGTGGTTCTCGCTCAGGATGCAAAATTTACTTGGTCGACCCAATGATTCAATACTCAAAACTAAAAGTTTGGTGTAATTACTTATTGGGCCGACCCATGAAATTGTAGTGTCAGTTGGTGTTGAGCAGATTGGGTCAACCACACAACCCAATCTCATCGTCGCCTTCATCCTCCCTCTCCGACCCCGCCGCAACCCTGGAGACATATCCTATGCAATCGGCCTACTTGTGCAATCGTGCAATCCGCAAATATGAAACATCCGATCTCAATCCACCGGTCGCTGCTATTTTGCACTTAAATCCCCCCACCTCATCAGTAATCTTCTCTTTGAATACTTGCTAAACACCCCTCGATGATATCAATCGTTAAACCGTACCCCCATATATCGCTCTGCTCCGGTTCGCGACGCGCAGAGGACTTCTCGGCTTCCTTGCCCTCGGCGAGCGCGCCCGGATGGCGATGCTGTGGGAGACGACCCAGAAGGAGAggtcgacggcgacgcggcggccgcggaggtaCCCCGCGCCCTCGTGCCGCGCGTAGGGCTTCAGGAGGTCCCAGAAGCTGTCCCCCACGCCCATCCCTCTATCTCCTTCTCCCGCCGGCGTCGGGCTCGGCTATGGCGGAGGTTGAATTCCCAGGGTGCGGGGAGTcgcgcccggccgccggcgctcgtGCGGGACTCGCAGGGCGGCTGCTACTGGGCTGCCTGTGCCGTTGCGGTGGGTTCTCCCTCCGGGTCTCTCCCGTTGACGAGTGGGCCCGTCCTGCCGATTCCGGTTCGCGACTCTTCGTCTTTGATTCCCGTCGAGCGGAGCCGCGGACGCCGCCCTACCCGCTTGCGCCGCCACCATGGGTTGGGAGATCGACGGAGAGCAGAGAGAGGCCGttcagcctccgccgccgctgggagaggccgccgccgctgctgggcTCATCGACGACCTGCAATCTCCAGGTAACAGGAAACGCCATCTCTTGATTTGCAAGcttttttttcttatattttCTACGCAATCAGTTGTAGGAGCACTGACATTTGACCAAGAGAACTGTGATTGGTCGCTGCTGCCTGCTCCAACACCGCCAAAATCACCATCATTGACAGATGAAACTCCCAGTACACCAAAGAATGCATCAATAGTGAGTACACCAAAGAATGCATCAATAGTGAGTATTTGATCTAATTTAGGTGTTATCGTATTGATCTTTACAACACTAATTGGTTTATATACTTTTTCTACCTAGAAGCCATATGTTGGAATGCCTTTTGAGAACATTCATGCTGCAGAGAAGTTCTACAAAGAATATGCACATGATATTGGTTTCGCAGTTCGTGTTGGGCAACAGAGAAAGGATAATGATATTGTTCTTTGGAAGCGGTTCATGTGCTCAAGGCAAGGATTTAGGGACAAGAAAGATAATGCAGTCAATGCTCCTCCATCTGAAGGTAAAAAGAAGCGTAACTTTGCTGAAACAAGATGTGGTTGTGATGCATACATCTATGTGAAGTTGGATGCTGATAATAGATACACTATACAGTCAATGGTTGATGAGCACAATCATGGTCTTGTCTCACCAGATAAGCGTCATTTGCTCAGATCAAATCTTTCAGTAAGTGAACGTGCAAAAAACACCCTTTTCAACTGTCACAAAGCAAGCATGGGTACCTCACAGGCATATAGGCTACTTCATGTTAGCGAGGCATATAGGCTATGAAATGAAAATTGTGACCATAGGTGATGGAAGAAAGAAAGATAGAGATATTCATGTAAGTATGATGCCAACATGTTCTTGCAAGTTATTTCTGTCAAGGGGGATCCCATGCCGCCATATTATTCTGGTTTTACGTGGTGAAAAACAAGTAGAGTTACCGGTTGACTACTTCTTGCAAAGATGGGAGAAAAGGTGCAAAAGGTATTAGAACACATTGAACGACAAGATTCTAGAATCTAATGATCCGGCGATGAGGAAAAAGATAGCAAATGTACTTAATAAGTTTGAAGACTTAATAAGAAAAGCCAACAATTCCGAGGAAGGCATGGACTTTTTATTGTCGGGGATTTCTAACCTTGAGGCACCACTGGATCAAATGACATCGCCTAATAAACAGTCTAAGCAGAATGAATATGAGGCATTCATCGGTTGCCATATTCCAAATGAAATGACAGTCCATCCACCAACTGATATCTGTTCAAAGGGGAGAAGCAAAAGGATTTGCAAAAAGAAGCGAAAGGTTCCCTAGAGCTTTAGGtctttagttttttttctgTAAGCGTACTGATTGATGTAAGCTTACTGATTAAGCGTGGTGATTTTGAGACGTACTGTCAGGCTGTTTGCATCTAAAAATCAGTTTCCGTTTCAGTCCGAGCATGCAGGGAGTCGCGATCTGGCAGGGCGGCCAAGAGGCAGCGATTCGCGAGCGGGCAGGGCGGCATCCACGCGAGAAGTCCTCCGCGCGTCACGAACTGGAGCGGAGCGATACCTGGGGTACGGTTTAACGATTCGATATCATCGAGGGGGTGTTTAGCAAGTATTCAAAGAGAAGATTGCTGATGAGGTGGGGGGTTTAAGTGCAAAATAGCAGCGACCGTTGGATTAAGATCGGATGCTTCATATTCGCGGATTGCGCGATTGCACAGGTAGGCCGATTGCATAGGATATGTCTCCATGCGGCTGCAGGAGGAGAGGAAATCGCGGGCGTAAGGAGACATATCCTATGCTCCAGCAACCTCCTGTCACTGCTCCAGCAACCTGACCTCGAGCGGTAGGTTGCGGAGCTCCGGAACCAATTCAGCCGGAAGACTGTCTTTACTTGGTGTTGATCTGAAGATTCTTGCATTTGAACAAATGCTCAAGGCGCACCCGAAATGGCAGGGCCAAGCAGTGTTGGTGCAGATTGCAAACCCAAAAGGCGGCAGCAGGAAAGAACGGGAAGAGCTGCAGGCCAAGATTGAACAGAGTTGCCAGAGGATCAATGACCAGATTAGACGGCCTGGATATAGTCCTGTCATGCTTGTCAATAGGGCACTGTCGAGTGTCAAGAGGATGGCTTGCTGTAGGATGcaaggttttaaatagccggctatagcttccgctatagacCGCTATAGCTTCTAGAAAGAGCAGCCGCAATGGCATTTAGCTCGCTAAAGCCGGCTATAATCCGCTAAATGCcagctatagcccgctaaacgtCGTAACGGTAGTCCTGCCACTAAACGTCTTAGCCGGCAATTTAAAACATTGGTAGAATGATGTCTCTGTCATCATAATTTTGAATCTATTGGCAGCTGCAGATGGCTAGCAGTGCACAGTGCACGATACTTTGCTGCATTCATTTTGGGTTGACCACTTGGTCACCGGTTGACCCAAAAACGACCAACTTGCATCCTGAGTTCTCCCTGTTGTGCCGGCTCTCCTCCGCGGCCGCGACCTCGGGCGCCGACGGCATGGACCGCATCAGCGCCCTCCCGGACGTCCTCCTCCACGACGCCGCCTCGCGCCTGCCCGTCCGCGGCGCCACGCGCACCGTCGCGCTCGCGTGCCGCTGCGTGGCCTCTAGCACGCCACCCCGCTCGTCCTCCGCGATGATGATTACAACAAGACCTATAGCCATTCAGATATTGCCAGTTTCCTTGAACTGATTTCCACCTTGCGCATAAGAATTGAAAAATAAACTTTACCCGCCCACTCTAAGCCTCTACTTATCCTTCACCATCGTATGATTCATCGGCACTAAGCCTCTTTTGTGACATTCGACCCAATTTGGATATGACCTAGTAGTGACCCACGAGTGCTATGTGCACAtgtttagtaccacattgcttGTTGAGTAAGGGTGGAGCCAACTTATAAACATTTGGCTTCTAACCATAGCACCTTCAGATAACCCTTTTACGTGAAGGATGAAAACGTAAATGAGGTGCTATGTGCAAGATACATCAGTGTTTTAATAGCACTCAAGGATGGAACAACTCATGATCCTAAAATTTTCCTCGTCATCGGATTCAAATGATGTTATTTTTACGTTTCAATAGACTTTTATAGTCTTAGAAGATGCAGTGGCTAGTGCACAGGCCCGCCTGCTTCCCATGTCAACAGATTATTTAAAATGCCATCCTAAACAAAACTTGAATCAGAGCCAACTCATTTTAGGAAAATCTAAATCACAATAAATAGGACTGCCCCTCTATTTGCATGTCAGAATCTCAGAGCATGAAGAGAACACTTTCATGTAAACAATTGTAAGCATTTGAACGTGAAATGTACCAAAGGAGGCAATAAGCTGACTAGCTAAGCAGGTTGCTTCCATTATTGCTCATAGGCACAGCCTAGAGTTCTGCTGATGAACGACCAGAAAGGGCAACCAGCCTTCCAGCTACGGAAGCTGAGTACAGACTTGAGCAGTTGATGATAAATGTATATTGCAAGGACTAATCGAAGTTTTCAATCTTGATTGGAGTTATGTCATCAGCCACGTTAAACTTCCCCACCAACCTTGCGAAGAACACCATCTCCTGCTCCATGGTAAATTTGATGTTCTCAGCCTGCTCCAACAAATCCACACCAACTATGACCAACTGCAATTTGACTACATACTAGTAGCTAAAGAGTTTAACTTGATATAGATAGCTGCAGATAGTGAGCTTTATAGTACTCCAAATATCAAAGCTACCAGAAGATTATCTCACTTTTTTGCTGCTCATAATCAATGTGACACATGGAAGAGTCGAAGGTGTGGTGTCGTATAATGAACGAAAAAGGAGAAGCCATTATACCTTGCGAAAACCATGTGGTTCCCCTTCATACTCAACTAAAGCAACGGGAAGGCCTTTCTCCTTTATGGCTTTATATATTTTCGTTGTCTGCTCTGGCGATACAACCTGCGGATCAATGAAGTTGGTAGATATATATAGCATTAGACAAATTGAATAGCGTAATCCTTACACTTGCATGATAACAAATTTAACAATGAAGATGACACATGGGTAATTTAAGCAAACCCGAGCAGTTTTATTTTAAAATGATATTAAATAGCCAAGAATCTTCAGGCATATCATGAAATTCGACTTGGGGGCGGCATATTCTCAATTAACTATGTAAGTTCAGGTTTTGCTTCTTTACCGTGTCTTTCAACCCATGAAAAAGAATCAGCGGGCATGTAAATTTGTCAACAAAGTTTATCGGTGATCTCTCAAAGTAAGCCTGTTTATTACCTGAAATATTGGAGCAAAGTTATATTGTCAATAGAACTATGAAAAGAATTTGGATGACCAGCTTCAAATATAGATCAGTGCAAGTTCCATACCAACAAGGTTATCAGTGTAGTATGCCTCAAACTTGTGTGAGCCTGCCCTCAATGAACTTAAGTCAGCAATCTGCTTATAAACAGAGCACAACCCCAAATGTATGAGTACAGCTGCGTTAAGCTGCAGCTAAAATACAGAAAAATGACAGTTGAAACTTGCCCCATATAAAGAACAACCAGCCATGAATGTCTGTCTGAAAGCAAGGCAAGCCAAAGTTGTGAATCCTCCAGCAGATTCTCCTGTTATACAAAGCCGATGCCCATCTACTCTTCCAGTTTCCACCTTAATTATCAGCATGGAATAAGCATATACATTTATCTTTTTTAGTACCCAATGTACATTATGAAATGCATTTGCCAGCCCGAACAAACCATATGCATTTGCCAGCCCGAACAAACCATATGCATTTGCAGAAAAAGATAAATGTAGCACAGCTGCAGGTATCATTTACATCGACAATGCCCCATTGTCCTAAAAAGTCTCTCTCGATATTTCCTCCCGTAGCCTTCAAGAAAGTGAAGAATCACCAAGAAAGTAAATTTCCGTCCTCAGATTCACCACAAGATCTTTGACAGAAAACAGAATACGGTGCTTGTAACTAAGAGGATGAAAATTATGTTTCCAGAGGATATAGTTCATCATCGTATAAACCAACGCGGGTCTGCAAGTGTAAAGAATACATGGTTCTTTGTCCAACAATTAGCCGAGACTAGAAAGAGCCAAGTACCTGAGCTTCCTCCATAATTGACATCAACAAGTGCCCATCCTTGGCTTGTCCAGTACTGCACATTAAGATCCAAAATCCCACGTGCTTCATCTGTAGGTCCACCTAAACAATTGTTGtgatgtaaagaaaataaaatattagTGATGCTTTCCTAAACTAATGAGAAAAGGATTTATTTACTACTCTTGCAATTAACCACAACTTCATCAGAGAACTGACAACATGTGTAAAGTTAAAACAGAGGGACTACTGTCGCTTAAATTGTACTAAAAAGCTTGTCAATGAAACAGAACATCGTATTAGCTGATAATTTATGAAAATAGTATAGAGATTAAATACattaaaaataacaaaggaaATTATGTATAATCTATGAAAACTTCAAACAAACTATTACATAAACCAGATTGTGTTGTGCTTTTGGTATCTTCAAGAAAAGGACAAGAAATGATCTGGTTGATTACCGTGGATTCTGACCAATAATGGAGGCTTTTCATCTGATGAACCTTGGAAACTAGGATTATATGGAGCATAGAAATAAGCATACGCATGTTGTCCAGGAATTACAGTAGGAAACTCAATAAATTCAGGCAAGCTAAAATAGGATTCATATTTTGTAACATCGTCCGAGGAGGACCAAACTATAGAGAAATCAGCTGTCACTGTTTTTTTTCATCTAGAGTCACCTGGCACAAAAAGACAAAGGATGAAGCTAGAAATTCAGTGCCAATACTTGGCATGAGACAATCAGTAAATTAAGGGTGTAGAACCTTTGCTATTGATACTGGTAAACTAGCAGATGCACCCTCAATATAGAAACATCCGTCTCCTGAAATCTGGCAAATTAGCAGGATTTGTGTTAAAAGAACTATTGTGTTAACAAATTTAATAAGATATCCTAATATTGTAACATGATATAATAGCAAATTGCATGTCTGCCAACAAATTCGTCAGGTAACAAATCAGATTTTGTTCTCACTATGTTAGTTACAGCAGAGAAGGGAATGTCAATTGTTGAAAAGGATCCTGAATCATGATCAAGCACCCCAATGTATGATCTTCCATTTTGTCTGGAGGAGAAAAGAAGCTTTACTATACTGAGACAGTAAACAGTAATACTAGCACAAACGTAACAAGCACAAGCAATGTCAAAACCTGTAACAACAAATGATTTTGTTACTTGAGTCATCTTTTCCAATGAAAGCATAGGAGCTGGCACCGAAAAACCACATTGGCTTTGAGAATTCAGCATCCAGATCATATAATTGTATTACTACATTGTTCTGTTCATCCTGCCAAAACAAGAATCAGAGCATATACCAATAACTTGTTAGAAATCTAAAACTTAGAAGAAAAAGGTGATAGAATACATATACAAATGATTAGTAAGGGGGTCATAGAAGCTCTGAATAGTTAACCTACCTAGGAACACATCACACTAATATAGGCAACTTAATAGAAACAAATACAAGCATATGGAAATTTACCCATTTATAGATATTCCAAAATCCACTCTGCCGATCTGTTATGAAGAACAGCTCCCCTGAAGCAAAATTGATTGTATTAAGCAAGGTCTTTCCTGAATTGAGTCCTAGCTAATAAAATGCTCTCCAAAATCCCTATTTGAATAATTTTGACATGTAAAAAGTCAACAATTCACGTGGAAAAAAAGAGTATTGGACGAGTACAATCTTTACTCTACAGTTAAAATACaagaagctaaagctcaaagTATATGCAGTACCTTTTGAAGACCACTTGGGTTCCGTAGGAGATTCTACTAACGTTGGGTCTCCACCAGCAATGCaaattttctttttcacttCTCTGTAGAAAATTATAAGTAGCAATAAATATGTAAGCCTTGGAAGAAAATCTATGGAGCAATACAATCATGGGTCCTAGCTATCCGTGCTAAGCTCGGATCTCTTCATGgagtgagaaaaaaaaactcgagcACTGGTCATTTTtgttagaaaaaaaaggaataacAACAAAGAACCTAAGTTCCAAATTGATCATCAAATCCAACGACCCAACATCTGATGCTCCCATGACCTGTCCTCAATTGGTACAGCAACTTAAAATTATGTACCACCTCAAACAGACAAGGATTCACTGTGAACTGTCTAAAATTATTATATAGCGTAGTCCCCTAAAAATGTAGAGTAGTATAAAATGCTGGCTTGTGATGAAGACATGTTGCAAGTAGGTATGAAAAACTTCGTGCTCATTCATAAATAGACAATAGTAAAGTACCAAATAAGATCCCTTTGATCCTAGCGGAACATTTAATCCCTTTTGTCAAGAACAACTGCAAAACACATAGCATGGAACTAAGACGTTACCCTTCTTCAGAGAAATATCCAACCCACAGTTGTGATTTATCCCATGACATGTGAGGGTTACTCCATTCAATCCATGCCATACGTTTTCCAGATGGATCGATGCGTGGGAAGGCATAAAAGTCATTGCCACTGACCAATACGGTTGGTTCTGAGAGGCAGAAGTTGAAAAAGTTTTTCAAATAAAGAATTAGGAATAACTTACTGCAAaggtacatatatatacacgaAAGGGTTCCGTACCACTAATTTCTCGATCATGTATATTTAAAGCAGCAATTGTTGTGACGGGACTTGAGCTTTTATCGCGATGATCTGCAGTCAAATGGGATTTTTCCTTTCATAAATAAAACTAAGTAAACAGGGGGGTAGGGAGCACTATATTGACATGCTATATGAAACAGGAACTACTCACCTTCCATTACAGTTACGTAACGACCAAAGTGAGGATCGAAAACGCCATCTGCGTAGCGGACTGTTGATCCGGTATAATCTGGCGTCACAGGTAGTGGGGAGGTACCTAAAACCAAAAGGTAAACGATAGATCATCAGTtacaaattcaaaaatttcccaTATCTTAGTCGATAGACCTGAGCAAAGAGGCCTAGCCCGGCTTGGCCAGACAGTTCGGCCTGAGCTCAACGGGCTAAGCTTGGCCCGACACTCATTTAGGTCCAGTTGTGGGGCTGATTGTGATTTTGGTGgcttgaataaaaaaatcaaattatttTTTGCATTCGAAAACGACGAACGGACCTAATGGAGTTAATGCAGGCGGGCTTGAACATGGAACCGGATCCGCTGCAGTTACCTCCCCTGCAGTTGGGTCACTGCCACATGGGCCCCACTCGTGCAGGCCCCACACGCAGTGACTCAACTGCACGGCAGCCAACTGCAGCGGAGCCTCGTCCCTTGAACATATACTTTAGGCCCAAAAACAAACTAAGCTTTTTCCAGCCCGGCCCATAGTTTGCTCAGGTCTACTACACTACACCCGAGGCTGAAGAAGAGATATACAGTGATCACTCCTTTTTAGCAATCATgaattatttatttaaaaaaaagcaATCATGAATTAACACTTTGAAACTCAGAGGAAATAAAAGGTGGTTACAGTTTAAAATAGGAAATGAAAGCTAAATTAGTATGAGCGCGTTCCAGGATATGTCCATTGAAACCGTAATCACAAATCAGCAGGAATTTGATGTCAAATTGGAAATCCGTGAGCAAGAGGTCCGTACCTCCTCCGATGGTTTGCTTGTAGAGACGCTGGTCGCTGTAGTTGGAGAAGACGACGGTGTCATCTTGCACGGCGAATgccccggatccgccgccgtaCTCCTGGGCGAGCGTCCGCACGGCGAACCCCCGCGGCGTCACGTCCAGAGCTTCGCCGCCGGGCTCTGCCGCCTCCCTGACGAGAACCGAGACCCTGCCGGCCGGGAAATACCAATGCTCCGCCTGATGAATCATCTAACATTCTAACACTACGCATCCATGGGTTCCTAGAGAGGTATGGAAATGGAATGTGCTCCGGCAGCGAGCTTACCCTCCTTGCTCTGGGCGCTTCTCGACCCAGACGAggcggccgtcgccggcgacggcgagcccctcgacgGTCCTCCCAGcgacggacgcggcggcggcggtgattgGCGACGCCCAGGACCCGTACGGCGCGGTCGCCTTGTCGGCGGCAACTGAGGTGCGAGGATGCAtcgcggcggctagggttgcgaTCACCCGGCGAGGAAACAAGGGACAAGGCTCGATCGGGATTGCGGATTGGAGAGATCGCTGCTTGCTGGTCACTGCTGGTCAAGTGATGAGTCCTAAACTATACTAGAACCGGCATCTCTTTCCTCGTCAGCCGAGACCATCCTATCCTCATCGGAAGAGACCAAGAGGCGGCATCCGGGGGCGGCGCCACTTGACGGGGACGGCGGAGGTAACTCACGTCTTGCCGGCCGGCGAGTCGGCGACCGAGGTCGTCCTATTTTAAGCCGAGACACGGCCAAATGAAATGGAATCCTTTCTTTTCCCAAGACGTACAAGGACATTGAATGCCTGCACGCTTCTCGTGCGGTAAAACCTGTGTGCAAGAAATATGCCCCCCACGAGGCTAAATTATTATTTTGGGTTCAACAGCATGATCGGTTTAGTTTCAAAACTTATCAGGCCATGTACAATAGTGCAGACAATTGCCGTCTGCAAGTGCATTGAACGACATATATAGACAGTAAATAGATAACTTTTACAATGAATTGTGCTGTTTTAAAACTATTTAAAGAATATTTGTATCCATGATCTAGCCTAAATGAGATATCTGTATACACTTTTGTTGCTTCTTTAAAACAATTGAGATAAATCAAAAAGAGATGGGAGAGCATGAGCATCTTCCCACCATCCTCATCCTCTACCGCCCTTTGTTCGTCCTCCCCCTCCACTCACGCCGGCCGCACCGGCGAGCTCAGTCCCACCACGACCGCTCAgtccctccgccgccacccaaCGCCCGTGCCGGCGCTCTAGCGCAGTGCCACCGCGAGGGCCACTCGCCCTCGCCCAGCAGCAGCGCAGTGCGAGGCTGCGCGACGGCGGTGCCgcacctgcgcggcggcggaggcccccGCGGTGCTCGGCCGGGAGGGCCCGCGGCCAACGGCCctaaggaggccggcgcacctgGCGGCCATGCGCAAGGCGGCGCACGGCGCTCCTACGGCGGCACAGGCGGGTCGGAGTGGCGGCATGGCGGCGTTCCGGTGAGCACACCGGCGAACGCATCAGGGAGCCATGGAGCTTCGGTTTTTGTAGCTAGCTCGAGTGGAGGGAGGTCGAGGTGAGCCAGCGACGTGGAGGTGGATCTTGGGCGTCACTGATGGCCAGCGGCCAGGGAATCTCCGATTCCCGGCGATGTGGTGTTCGGGGCTCGGGTCTGAGTGGTGGTGGAGGGAGCTAGGAAGGTGGGAGAGCTTCTAGTGCGGTGGATTTGGAATCCATGGAGGACTAGTGGCCAAATTTGGCCGGCGGGCTGGAGGCAGAGCAGAGCCGGGTGCGACGGCCTTGGTGGGGGGCCGAATCCTATGGCGACGGCAGGGAAAGGGAGATGGTGGCGGCGACTACGGGTGGAGCGGCCGGGAGGTGGTGCATGGTGactggcggtggcggccgcggcttCGCGACCAGGCACCTTGTGACGATGCTGCTCCGCTTCGGCGAGTGGCGGGTGCGCGCGGCCGACCTGGCCCCCGCCATCGCGTTCGACCGCGGGGACTACATGGTGCGGAGCGGCACCTCCGCAGGATTCCGCAGGGGATCCATCATCGCCGTCATCAACCGCTACAACGGAGGCGCCGAGCCGTTGCTTGCCCTCGGGCAACTGGGCGAGGTCGTCACCTCGCGAAAGGACGGCAGAGGTCGTCGCCTCGCGAGTTGCTCTCGAAATTCACAATAAACCAGAAATAGACGGTATATTAATTACCGTTGTACATGCCCTCAAACCAAAACTAGGTCATGTCAAAACATCCGCATGCCAAATTTTTCTTGCCAATATCTGAGCAAGAAACTTTGGCACATCAGTTTTTGGACTTGAACCAAACGAGTGCCAAAGTCTATGGACATGCTCTAATTTTGTCGGTGAGCAAgaggtactccctccattcagatATGATAGCCAGGGGCGGATCTAAGGGGGGGCtgagggggctccagcccccctactgCCCAAAACTCCATAGAGCCCCCCACTGCCCCCTAAATTTTTGGATACCATTGATGAAGAAAGGGAGGGAGtaaggaagaagaaagatcaccaGCCCCCCTGCCTTCCATTCCTGGCTTCGCCACtgatgatagctatatttacaCATGGCACAGTGAGCAAGGGCACTAAATATGCTCATCAATCCATTAATCACATTAACAATTCTTTCAATTCATTTTTGAGGAGACTCCTCGTTTTCGGCGATTATTAATCCTGAAGCGCGCATGGCGGCTAGAGTTACTGCAAAGAGGAAGCCGATCGAACTGCTTCTTGGAAAACTGGAAACCCCGAGGCGGAGACTAAATACAGCGATCAAAACCgacttttttaaaattttgaaaatatatcTATTATAATTAAATGGAGGGAGTGGGTTGGAAGAATTCTTGGAGCTAGCTGCATGCTACATTGTTAACCTTGCTCTTATTGGCAACCTCACACCAAACCAAGTTTTATCGGCAACCTCACACGCTCACACATGCAGGTGTTGGCGATGGCCGATGGCCCCGTACCCGGCCAGTAGTATAGTATCACGCTCACACGAACGGCGCCTCGTGGCCCGATGCGAAGCCGGTCGGTCCGCCGGCGGGCAGCAGCGCCACCGTCACCACGTTCCTCGCGCCTTGCTCCGGCGTGAGGAGGCCGGCGAGCCTGTTCATGTCGGTCTTCACGAAGCCCGGGTGCGCGCAGTTGACGCGGAGCTCCGGGTGCCTCCTCGCCAGGATCCTCGTGTAGGCGTTCacggccgccttggccaccttgTACGCCGAGAAGCCCACCGGCCAGCCGCGCGCCTCCACCGCGCCGGCCGTGAAGTCCTCCATGAACGCGCCCAGCACCTCGTCCAGCCTCTCCTCGCTGAGCTTGCCGGCGTCGTTCAGCTCCTGCTTGAGCTCTTCGCTGACGAAATACTGCATCGACAGGGACAACTTTTCAGTTTCCATGCATGTCGCTGTCTGCTGGATTGCGTTAACAAGCACGGCACGAGCAATGGATTTAGACAGTGTGTTAATTAGAAGAACTACGCAACCCTCAGCTGGCCGATCACGGAGGAGACGTTAACAATTCTGCCATCGGTAGAGGATTGCAGCAGGGGCAGTAAGGCTTCGGTGACATTCTTGGTGCCGTAGTAGTTCGTCTGCAGGGTCTCCTCTGCAGAATTGTAGGTCTCCCGGATGTTTCGCCGCATCCATTCAGACATCTGGCCTTCGTCCATGCCAGCAAACTGTTGCAGGAACGGGCACATACATTCAGA
Proteins encoded:
- the LOC120668797 gene encoding protein FAR1-RELATED SEQUENCE 5-like isoform X2, producing the protein MGWEIDGEQREAVQPPPPLGEAAAAAGLIDDLQSPVVGALTFDQENCDWSLLPAPTPPKSPSLTDETPSTPKNASIKPYVGMPFENIHAAEKFYKEYAHDIGFAVRVGQQRKDNDIVLWKRFMCSRQGFRDKKDNAVNAPPSEGKKKRNFAETRCGCDAYIYVKLDADNRYTIQSMVDEHNHGLVSPDKRHLLRSNLSVSERAKNTLFNCHKASMGTSQAYRLLHVSEAYRL
- the LOC120668797 gene encoding protein FAR1-RELATED SEQUENCE 5-like isoform X1: MGWEIDGEQREAVQPPPPLGEAAAAAGLIDDLQSPVVGALTFDQENCDWSLLPAPTPPKSPSLTDETPSTPKNASIVSTPKNASIKPYVGMPFENIHAAEKFYKEYAHDIGFAVRVGQQRKDNDIVLWKRFMCSRQGFRDKKDNAVNAPPSEGKKKRNFAETRCGCDAYIYVKLDADNRYTIQSMVDEHNHGLVSPDKRHLLRSNLSVSERAKNTLFNCHKASMGTSQAYRLLHVSEAYRL
- the LOC120668797 gene encoding protein FAR1-RELATED SEQUENCE 5-like isoform X3, yielding MGWEIDGEQREAVQPPPPLGEAAAAAGLIDDLQSPVVGALTFDQENCDWSLLPAPTPPKSPSLTDETPSTPKNASIPYVGMPFENIHAAEKFYKEYAHDIGFAVRVGQQRKDNDIVLWKRFMCSRQGFRDKKDNAVNAPPSEGKKKRNFAETRCGCDAYIYVKLDADNRYTIQSMVDEHNHGLVSPDKRHLLRSNLSVSERAKNTLFNCHKASMGTSQAYRLLHVSEAYRL
- the LOC120670584 gene encoding salutaridine reductase-like; its protein translation is MCPFLQQFAGMDEGQMSEWMRRNIRETYNSAEETLQTNYYGTKNVTEALLPLLQSSTDGRIVNVSSVIGQLRYFVSEELKQELNDAGKLSEERLDEVLGAFMEDFTAGAVEARGWPVGFSAYKVAKAAVNAYTRILARRHPELRVNCAHPGFVKTDMNRLAGLLTPEQGARNVVTVALLPAGGPTGFASGHEAPFV